From Bacillus sp. FSL K6-3431, the proteins below share one genomic window:
- a CDS encoding TcaA second domain-containing protein translates to MNCTKCKTSLNPNAVFCQNCGVAVEAPPAKKRAKPPFLKKLVIILSACVTVILLGIVLYQIGLNAYSPEKTVATFREAINKNDVDTITSLLKSNSSTWDFKEDDADLLLTYFKDHPNDKDKLFNNLNHQAEQYKENSKYIELGEKHFANISLQRAGKKWLFFHNYSLLITPANISVAVDQDDAKIFIGEMEVEANTIKNDYHSYGPFSIGSYEIKAELLGKYIDAEETKEVDLFNLEDSEVEENLSINASKVEAFTTYNDTTLYMNGNKTDAKIGTKPEELGMVPIDGSITFTLEKEFPWGVATSDDFLVEQRNIDMSNFVVLSPEEREEIMIMLNKNWEQHIEALQTSDTSNLTLVPKVYKDAVKKQTKNLHGKNKEYIATFIKARYDIDTLKTPIYNEELNRYELKVEAEYTLNEPQLHAYALLRQGDDATTTYYMTLYYDEGDSEWKIENYTTGSFFLSSLHEIKSYDIVSKD, encoded by the coding sequence ATGAATTGTACAAAATGTAAGACTTCATTAAACCCAAATGCAGTATTCTGTCAAAACTGCGGGGTAGCTGTTGAAGCACCACCTGCTAAAAAAAGGGCTAAACCCCCCTTTCTAAAAAAGTTAGTCATTATCTTATCTGCTTGTGTCACAGTTATTTTGCTAGGAATCGTTTTATATCAGATTGGCTTAAATGCCTACTCACCTGAAAAAACAGTAGCGACATTTAGAGAGGCAATAAATAAAAATGATGTAGATACAATTACATCTCTTTTAAAGTCAAATTCAAGCACATGGGATTTCAAGGAAGATGATGCAGACTTATTGCTTACATATTTTAAAGATCATCCAAATGATAAAGACAAGTTATTTAACAATCTAAATCATCAAGCGGAACAATATAAAGAAAACAGTAAATATATTGAGCTTGGAGAAAAGCATTTTGCTAATATTTCTTTACAGCGGGCAGGTAAAAAGTGGTTATTTTTTCATAACTATTCTTTATTAATTACTCCTGCAAACATTAGTGTAGCCGTTGACCAAGACGATGCCAAAATTTTCATAGGTGAAATGGAAGTAGAGGCTAATACCATAAAAAATGATTATCACTCGTATGGACCATTTTCAATTGGATCCTATGAAATAAAAGCTGAGCTCCTTGGTAAATACATCGATGCGGAAGAAACAAAAGAAGTAGATTTATTTAACCTAGAAGATAGCGAGGTAGAAGAAAATCTATCCATTAATGCTAGCAAAGTGGAGGCATTCACTACATATAATGATACTACCCTATACATGAACGGAAATAAAACAGACGCTAAAATTGGAACTAAACCAGAAGAGCTAGGCATGGTCCCAATAGATGGTAGTATCACTTTTACATTAGAGAAGGAATTCCCTTGGGGTGTTGCTACTTCCGATGACTTTTTAGTAGAACAACGAAATATAGATATGAGTAACTTTGTTGTTCTATCACCTGAAGAACGTGAAGAGATAATGATCATGCTAAACAAAAATTGGGAACAACATATAGAAGCCTTACAAACGTCAGATACGTCTAATTTGACGCTTGTCCCTAAGGTGTATAAAGATGCTGTTAAGAAGCAAACAAAAAACCTGCATGGAAAAAACAAAGAGTATATCGCTACCTTTATAAAGGCTCGTTATGATATCGACACTTTAAAAACTCCTATATATAATGAAGAACTAAATCGTTATGAGTTAAAAGTAGAAGCAGAGTACACACTTAACGAACCTCAACTTCATGCGTACGCTTTATTAAGACAAGGTGACGATGCAACCACTACATACTATATGACCCTTTATTATGACGAAGGTGATAGCGAATGGAAAATAGAAAATTATACTACCGGAAGCTTTTTCTTATCATCCTTACATGAAATAAAATCATATGATATTGTATCCAAAGACTAA
- a CDS encoding mechanosensitive ion channel family protein, with product MDFISNQLLEFEINPTLVRYLSTVIMILFIALLCFVANLITKKVVIRVITHIVAKNKIQWGNILLERKVFRKLSHMVPAIIIYYYARTFPTYRDLIEEGAITYSIIVGLMIINSLLNAINDIYQTYEISKARPIKGYIQVINIVVITLGIIAVIANMMGKSPLILLSGIGALSAIFMLVFKDSILGLVAGVQLTANDMVRVGDWIEMPKYGADGDIIDISLNTVKVQNFDKTITFVPSYALISDSFINWRGMQSSGGRRIKRSIFIDTNSVLFCTEEMIEKFKNIQYLSDYIIKREHEIADYNEKNEINRSNPVNGRVLTNIGVFRAYISNYLQKHPGINQEMTLMVRQLAPSEHGVPIEIYAFSNDVRWAVYESVQGDIFDHLLAVAREFGLHLFQNPSGNDLKTMVDESKRKVMVREKD from the coding sequence ATGGATTTTATTAGTAACCAGCTTTTAGAATTTGAAATAAATCCTACCTTAGTTAGGTATCTTTCTACTGTTATTATGATTCTTTTTATCGCGCTGCTCTGTTTCGTAGCGAATCTTATCACGAAAAAGGTCGTAATCAGGGTCATTACACATATCGTGGCAAAAAATAAAATCCAATGGGGTAATATTCTTTTGGAACGAAAGGTTTTTCGCAAATTATCTCATATGGTTCCTGCAATAATCATTTATTACTACGCTCGCACTTTTCCAACCTACAGAGATCTTATAGAAGAAGGTGCAATAACTTATTCAATTATTGTAGGATTAATGATTATTAATAGTCTATTAAACGCAATTAACGATATTTATCAAACCTATGAAATTTCTAAGGCTAGGCCGATTAAAGGATATATTCAGGTCATTAATATTGTTGTAATCACTCTTGGAATTATCGCAGTTATTGCGAACATGATGGGGAAAAGTCCACTTATTCTTCTTAGTGGGATCGGTGCCCTCTCAGCTATTTTCATGTTAGTTTTTAAAGACTCGATATTAGGACTTGTTGCAGGGGTACAGCTGACAGCTAATGATATGGTTCGCGTTGGTGACTGGATTGAAATGCCTAAATATGGGGCAGATGGTGATATTATTGATATCTCTTTAAATACAGTAAAGGTACAGAATTTTGATAAAACGATTACGTTTGTTCCAAGCTATGCCCTGATATCTGACTCTTTTATAAATTGGAGGGGAATGCAATCGTCTGGAGGAAGACGGATTAAGCGTTCAATATTTATCGATACAAATAGTGTTTTATTTTGTACCGAGGAGATGATTGAGAAATTTAAAAATATCCAGTATCTTTCGGACTATATCATCAAAAGAGAACATGAAATTGCGGATTATAATGAGAAGAATGAAATTAATCGAAGCAATCCAGTGAATGGAAGAGTTCTTACGAATATCGGTGTATTTAGGGCGTATATTAGCAATTACCTGCAAAAGCATCCTGGAATCAATCAGGAAATGACCTTAATGGTTAGACAATTAGCGCCTAGCGAACATGGAGTACCAATAGAAATATATGCATTTTCAAATGACGTAAGATGGGCAGTGTACGAATCAGTTCAAGGTGATATCTTTGACCATCTATTAGCAGTAGCACGAGAGTTTGGACTTCACTTGTTCCAGAATCCATCAGGAAATGACTTAAAAACCATGGTGGATGAATCAAAAAGAAAAGTAATGGTGAGGGAAAAGGATTGA
- a CDS encoding tyrosine-type recombinase/integrase — MDNEPLQPRSIQRKFEGYKRLLEFNQQLSPHVFRHTFAKRSILSGINAFSLAALLGHSDLTITRRYVNFWSTDLEEQARNFSTLGKLKL; from the coding sequence ATGGATAATGAACCACTTCAGCCTAGAAGTATTCAAAGAAAATTTGAAGGGTATAAGAGATTGCTTGAATTTAATCAACAACTTTCTCCCCACGTATTTCGGCATACTTTCGCGAAACGCTCTATTTTATCTGGAATCAATGCTTTTTCATTAGCGGCGTTGTTGGGGCATTCTGATCTTACAATCACTCGTCGCTATGTGAATTTTTGGTCAACAGACTTAGAAGAACAGGCGAGGAATTTTAGCACATTAGGCAAGTTAAAATTGTGA
- a CDS encoding tyrosine-type recombinase/integrase — MARRKNKLPAEELSFLKLKNTDEEACKKFERDCNIRNLRPDSIMFYKTRLSITRTTLDEISINKEIVELTQKDIEDMIIYLKEKIKIVSINTRIRGLKSFFSFLHKEKLVRPNPMKNIKQLRDRRRIIETLEDKDIENIAAYIKEQKTFVGIRDYNILLIMIDTGIR; from the coding sequence ATGGCTAGAAGAAAAAATAAATTACCAGCAGAGGAATTAAGTTTTCTTAAATTAAAAAATACAGATGAAGAAGCCTGTAAGAAATTTGAGCGAGATTGCAACATAAGAAATTTACGACCAGATTCAATAATGTTCTACAAAACCAGGTTGTCTATAACTAGAACTACCTTAGATGAGATAAGTATCAATAAAGAAATTGTTGAACTTACACAGAAAGATATTGAAGACATGATTATTTACCTAAAAGAAAAAATAAAAATTGTAAGTATCAATACCAGAATAAGGGGACTGAAATCCTTCTTCAGCTTCTTGCACAAAGAAAAACTGGTAAGACCAAATCCTATGAAAAATATTAAACAGCTTAGAGACCGAAGAAGAATTATCGAAACTTTAGAAGATAAAGATATTGAAAATATTGCGGCTTATATAAAAGAACAAAAAACTTTTGTAGGAATACGTGATTATAACATCTTATTAATAATGATTGATACTGGAATCAGGTAA
- a CDS encoding DegV family protein, with product MRRIILTTESGADLPKDVADKHAVQVVPMHVIMGGKDYLDGSLPVEDIYEYHKQTKKVPSTTATNAYEYEHFFKKIKADYPDCVIIHIGYTSKASSSFQNAIIATEELDDIFLIDALNVTGGLAAIVMYAVHLLEKEPTIEPERLVEKIESIVPKSRLVFVPGSLEFLKAGGRVSNLAYLGGALLKIKPCIELIDGKLVSTKKYRGIMSAVTEKLLHEYLHQYDIDKEQLYLLYSIGLDDVIKDRMIDIAKEYGFNNIKWIQAGAMISTHAGPGGFGVAGLER from the coding sequence ATGAGAAGAATTATTTTAACAACAGAGAGTGGAGCGGATTTACCAAAAGATGTAGCTGACAAACATGCTGTTCAAGTGGTCCCGATGCACGTTATCATGGGTGGAAAAGATTATTTAGATGGTTCGTTGCCAGTAGAGGATATTTATGAGTATCATAAGCAGACGAAAAAAGTCCCCTCTACAACGGCGACCAATGCTTATGAATATGAACATTTTTTTAAGAAGATAAAAGCGGATTATCCGGATTGTGTCATAATACATATTGGTTATACGTCAAAAGCATCTTCATCCTTTCAAAATGCCATTATTGCAACGGAAGAGTTGGATGATATATTCCTGATTGATGCTTTGAACGTTACAGGAGGATTAGCAGCTATCGTGATGTATGCGGTTCACTTATTAGAGAAAGAACCTACAATTGAACCTGAACGCTTAGTAGAAAAAATTGAATCCATCGTTCCGAAATCCAGACTAGTTTTTGTTCCCGGCAGTTTAGAATTTTTAAAGGCGGGTGGACGAGTCAGTAATCTAGCTTATCTAGGTGGAGCTTTGTTAAAAATAAAGCCATGCATTGAATTAATAGATGGAAAACTCGTTTCCACCAAAAAATACCGCGGGATAATGAGCGCCGTTACAGAAAAACTTTTGCATGAGTATTTACATCAATACGATATTGATAAAGAACAACTATACTTATTGTACTCGATTGGCCTTGATGATGTTATCAAGGATAGAATGATTGATATCGCTAAAGAATATGGCTTTAACAATATCAAATGGATACAAGCCGGCGCTATGATTTCCACTCACGCTGGACCAGGCGGATTCGGAGTAGCAGGACTAGAAAGATAG